The sequence below is a genomic window from Paramisgurnus dabryanus chromosome 4, PD_genome_1.1, whole genome shotgun sequence.
AGGTACATGCCAAGACCTGCTATGGTTTGCTTGCTAGCACAAGGCTATGATTCAATGTTGCAAACTCGTTTGGTGGGCTTTGCGTGAGATTTGAAATTAGACTTTAACCAAATGTTATCCGGGCTTATTTTATTACAATATGCAAAGTTCCAATAGAGATTACTGATGACATGCATTCGAAGTTTGACTTTTTTGCACCATTATAATGCTTGTAGGCAACTAGTCGTCATATATTTTGCTCCACGAAACGCGTGTTAATGCTCAGTATACAcatatatgtttttatattctaaatatatttgcattgtactaaaatgtgttcatttttaatgaGCATATATGCATCTGAAACAGGTAGCCTAGTGCAACATTTTAATATATCATTAAAGTCATTATGGCCTTtagaaacatattttttttttaggtgtggtAGTGCACAATAGGCACATGTGCTTTTGTCAGTAATGGCTTTTTTTTCATTATATTACTTTTACTCttatactttaagtagttttgaaaccagtacttttacttgagtaaaaagcttgaTACTTTAACTTCTACAGAAGTCTTTTTGAACCCTAGTATCTATACTTAGACCCGAGTAATGAATGTGAAAATTGTTGACACCAGTGCCAATAAATCTTTTCAATCGgccaaaaaacatttctgttctttaaccctggagaacccaggaAAATCCAAAAAACCTATTAATTCTATTGAACAAATTTGACcccgtgggttctccagggttaaatcTATCATTTCTAATACAAAGACGTTCAGATGTAAAGTCAAGTCGGACCGACAGTAAAATGCAAATCGTTATTCATGTTTTAGCATGACATTATGTTGTGTTACACAGATCAACACACAGGCATGCtgcaaaatctttaaaaaaatcgtTCTCAATATCGGCATCGAAACCCATATCAGTCGATCACTACCGCACTCATAAAAAGGTACAAGATGATGacgtcactggggcagtacctttcCAAAAACAACACCAATACAATAATAAGTGTTGTTAATTATAAGTACTTAGTACTTATGTAttattacactgtaacagtgatgCCCTAAAGTGTAACCACACTCAAgtgacattttaattaaattttaagagacacttaaaagggatagtttaaaaTCCTaaactgtatacatttcttcGTTCTGCTGATTACAATcgaagatattttaaagaatgtttgtaagcaaaaagacctggggcaccattgacttacaaAGTCGGAAAAAATATTACTATgtaagtgaatggtgccccatatcttttttttgtgtgaactatcccattAAGGATGCAATTGCAATATTTCACGATTCGCGCTGTCTAGGATGTAAACatgcatttgtgttttttagcCTAGACGGTTTGCTTTAGTAAAACTTCTATTTTCGTTACTTTCTTCAATCTGATCTTTTTAtagttataaaaaaatatggacagAACAGctgtttttgttcattcacgGTTGTTGGGTTGTGTTCCTTGAACTGCCCGGCATTCATTGAAGTCCTTTACAAACACATCTCCAATGTGGCCATATCCCAAGAGACCTGCCTTTGTTCTGCATCGCTCACACTCCACATTCATTTACTGAATAATGCAGacggtgtgtgtgtgcatgctgAGAGACTGTCGGAACATGTCAACAGGGTGATGCGTTCTTTACCGCACGTACCACTTTTCCCCTTACTGTACTACTTTATTTAGAAACGGGTGCTGAAGGTGTGAAAATGACTTTGGGGTAATTATTAGTGGAAGTCATACATCAATCATACTATAGCTCATGTTACTACATGAGAATAACTTTATTGCATTTTACAAATCAACATGAAACCTGGCACGAGACGTATGCATCGagtgatgctttgcatgatGCAGTGTGTTAAGGAGAgttattactttttaaagtgatACAGTTATTTTATAAGTAAACATCATCTGGTTTttcgatgcaattttttttttttttgaggggggCAGGAAGTGTTTGTGTTTGCGCAAAACGTGACGTCAAGCCgctgtaatgtaatgtaaattgtaaagtacagtatatgcatGAACAAGCTACATTGCGTGTTTTGGTTCGTGTGTGAACAGGCACCCTCCAGGGAGCCCAAGATATCTCAGTTTCCTGCCCTGCCTTTTCCTTTCACTGTAGATAATGCAGGAAGACACTGAGCTTCCCTGAAAAtcaaacacacaaatacacaatgGAGACATGcactcacacacacatttactcGGGGAATGGTTAAAAGTCCTCAGAAACCAAATGCTCCCCCTTCGACAGACCTGGAAAACAAAGGTCTTATTGTAAGCGAGAGATGCAGTTTGTAGCAACCTTCTCAGACGGGCCTTATTCGCAGCTTAGGAAGCTTAATGGAGTCATTTGTTATGTGCTCACCCTGTGACACATCAAAAAGCATATGTGATCAAATACTTGCGTACGTTAGAGTATGCAGACAGCTGCACCGTGCACGTCGGCCAGCTTTGACACATGTGCGTGTATAAAATCtaaaaacagctaaaagagtGCGATGCAAGGTCAGATCCCTGTACGCTTTGACCCCGGCTACGTGCTGGAGAGAAAGCAGTTAACGGAAGGTCGAGTGAGACAGAGTCAGAGTGGGAAAatgaaaagagagagagcacaACGGTAAAGAGGGCGCTGGATGACTGTTGGCACGTCTGATTTTACAAACCCACTTGTGAATAAAGCCCTCATGCTTAGTGCACATCATCCATAGGCCGGTCATGTGATCAAAGCAAACCTTAATCTCTAGTGGGTAAACAGATTTCAGCATATAAGCGTTGGTTCAATTCACCACCTCTGTGGCGTTAGTCACGTCCGCAGACCTCTGATAAGACTGCTGGAATGAAGTTTGGTGGGTAGGGACGACTGAAAAAGCTCAGCTAGTGTCTGCAGATTAACTTCACTAATGACCTTATAGTTCAGTTCCCCGGGATAAAAACTCCTTAGAAAgggaaaaagaaaaataatgggAGATCTGGTTTTGCAAACTTCCACAATAAAGTTTAAGGGTCGCCGAAGGGCATAGTCGTAAGTAAATCTCGTTCAAGACAGAACTTGTGTGCATCAGGCCATGAAACTTGCGCGCATGATTAACCACCAGATTACTATAAATCAAACtaacacccacacacacacacacataattgGCTGTGAACGTTATTAATGCAAATATTATgtggtattttatttaaatgacagCTGTTTAGTGCTGGTGTTTCGAGGAAACATAGGCTCTCTTCTCATGTGACAGGTTTTGTGGTTTAATGAATGACAAAGTGAAAATGTCCTTGAGGTTTTTAACATGCATGACAATCAAAGACAActgcaagtttttttttcagcaggtaACTGCAAAGTTTATTGATACGTTTTGATTTACAAAAGGTTGCTGATAATCGTGAAAAAGAATAAAGCAATCTGCGTGCAGAGAAGCAATGGTCCTTCAAAAAAGAGAAACAAGCTTTGATTTGTACACTTTCTTTTTTAATGTAGTCATCATTGCAATCACTGTGGTATTTCATTATACACGGTTAATCCGAAACAAATTAACATGCACGCTTGTCATTTTCACAGACGTTTAGGCGTATCCTCCTGAGACCCTAACGCACCTTAAAGCCACAGTCGCCGTAATGACATCATCATTAAGATCATGTGACATTCAAACTTGATCTCATTCAGAACCAAAAACATAAACAGGAATAGCTATATAAGTGATTTCTTGTTCTTTTGTAGACAAATTTAAGGCAATTTAATGTTATTGGCTTGCTTCGTTCTATTTGCAAATAACATGTCAAGCGCTAATATGCTCCCATTTTCCTGCGTACTAAACCCTGCTGAGGTTTGGTCTCATTTAACCAGCATATCCGATTTCTTTGTAGTATTTGTCGATGTCACCAATGACAACTTCCATCACTCTTTTCAGAGCGGCCTGGCCAGCGCCATCAAGTCCGGCCCTCTCGGCCATCACCTTAACCAGGACTTCGGTGATGAGCTGTCaagaaaaagaaaggaaaataatgttttgttttgcacattttTTCAAAACCGATATAAGGTTACTGGATGCTGCCTCCCtttttgaatttgaaacatAGCCTGAGAACACAACATCAATGAAAGCCATTGTGTGTCGTTACCTTGAAGTTGACGAGGGGGATCTTATGCGTGTTGGCGTGGGTGGTGGCCAGAGGTTTGAGGACCGCAGCATGATCCCCCTTGGCTCTCAGAAGTTCGGCAAGCTTCTTCAGCACGGTGGCGCCGTGGGCTGCAACGGCCGCGTTTCCTGCCAAATCCCCCTGACTGATCCCAACAAACTTTGGGAATAGCTTCTGAGTCTCAGGGTGCTCTTTGAACAACCTGGATATGGAGAAAGAGCGAGAACATCAGTCGAGCCAGAACTTtaaaaattcatcagatgtttgaTTCGATACTGACCGGGTCAGAACTTCTCCTCCAGTGCCCGTGTAGTCGGCCTCTACTGGGCCCCAGCATTTCAGAACCAGGTCAAAGTCAGACATTGTCTAAACATAAGCAGAGATGACCTTTAAACATGTGTCAATATTCTGCTACTGAATTGTTTTCCTAGTTTCAGGCTCCAGTGGTCTGGAGCTACTAAATGACCTTGAAGATTTCCACGCTCATAAATCTCATTAATATAATTATACAGCAATAAATCAGACAATTGACCCTACAATTTGAAAAACTGAGctgtgacttaaaaaaaaagaaagtttacatttttttcccTAATCAATTCTaccataaaaatgttttgatttgaCAATATTTAcagcattaaatattaaaataatgaaattaatgcCTATCTTTTCAGAAAACGacacaaacaaatataaaagcTCACCCAAGCTACGTACCGTTATCAGCGAGTGCTCTGAAGAGTCTTAAGTGTTCGTGGGTTTGGAAAAGTCTCCAAAAAGCCTCATAACATCTCTGATTCCCCACATGGTCCTTTTATACACCCTCTATCTGAGATCCCCACCTCTAACCTGTCAATCACATCATTCCTCCCCAGTCATGAAATGTTAACTCCGCCCCTCAGTCTCCCCAACAGTAAGCGCACACACATAGCCAGTGAAAGTGGAGCACTCTGGGATGTTCAGATTTCATCGTTTTATTATTCCACAAGCTCCAGCATGCAGAGAACTTTGTACAAAGCATGTCGTACAATGTATACGTGTGATTTGAAATCAAGTCaaactttaattattttattaaagtcagttctgttttgattttcatttgtatgttttgattttctttgttttgattttCATCAGTATGTTTGCACCGTCACAATTGGTGTCAAAACTGCCAACAGTTTGCAAACTGGACATCAGTCTGATGTGAGTGTGAATGGATACAGCCTATGCATTTTTGGCTGACATACAAGAAAGTAATGGGAAAACAATGACCGACACGTGTGTGAAACAAACGCAGGATAACAAAAACTAACAtcctgaaataaaataaaagcaatCCAGATCCATTGGTCTATTGTCCTTTGACACGACTATCCTATGACCCCCTTTTTCCTTCGTCAGTCACCAGACAGGTGTATTAATAGCATGCGTAGTCCTGCTTCTGAAAACGTacgtgtgtgtctctgtgtgtgtttggatAAGGGAAGAGCCCACTGGTTCAAAGACAGTTCAAGATCAGATGGAACCCTGCTAAACGCGCCAAACCCTTATCAGAAACATTAGagataacaaaaaaaattaagattgtTATCTATGCCCCTATGTTTTAGCTTAAGAGAACTTTCTTAAGATGCAGATTATTTGTATGCAATCTCAAACTGGTTTGGATGAAAACATGTGAATAACTACATAAAAAAGAGACTATGTATCGAAGAAGAATACAAAGAAATGCTTTTGCAGGACAATTATCACTGAGAAAAAGAGAGATGGGTGAATGAGAGACAGAAAGGACTGTGAAATAAGAGTACACTGTGGCTGACTAGTTGTCACCAAATGCAATTTTTGGTATCTGATGTGAGCCACGAGTGGTCTGGCAAGAGATGGCATGTATTTATGGACTTGTATTGATGTGTTTTGTATTAGAGCGCCATCTGGTGATTAAACTGTGAAGGTGCTACAGGATGTCCGGCGGAACTTCAGTTCGTACGTTTAAGTACAACTAACAGACATTGCGTTGTTTCGGTGATATATTTTATTGGATttaatacacacaaaaaaattatgagTTGGAAAGAACATTATCATTTGACAGGTATATAATGCGATGCGAAAGCAAAACAGAAACGTTTACAAACCTTTTCACTTTCAGTCAGAAAAAAAGTCTTCGTATGTCGGGAAACGCAGTAAAAATGTCAATCTGAATAAACTCATCTATAATTtactaaatataataaaaatatataattcctGAAAATTGTCCACCAACgtgcaatatttaaaattaaataattgtgtaatatattcaaaaaatgataataaatcaGAGTCCATTCGCTTGGCTGTCAGGACTTTTATTGTGACGGGTTGCGTGAAGAACGCGACTCATTATCGTCTCTTATTATTCACGTTTCCCTGTCGGTCGGCCATTTTTGATTTGTATTTGGACCCCGGTTCCGTTCGTTTCGCTCTGACAAACAGGTTTTATTCCCAAAAAAACAACGGATAACCACAGAAGATACGTCTCGAAACGTAATCGTCGTTGTTGTAGAGAAGAAAAAGACATATAACACTTATAAACAAGGAGTTTTTGTAAGCTGTCCGTCATGAATCCTGAATAGTAAGTTTGTGTGAAGAAAATCGCTGATGACACATCAAACATATCACGTGCTGtcgtgttatatttttattattaacaatAATCAACTTACATTAACGGGAATATTTATTTGATAGCCATGTTTATGAATGTTTTGTTATTAGAAAAACAAGTTGTTGTTGGTCCTGATCAGCCGGCGACGCGGTAACGTTACATATCAAATGATATATTTTTAGGTCTTTATGTATTAGTTTTATGTAAGCTATGTGTAGTTATTAGTAATAATAatcatatatatttaatgtCACGTTGTTTTTCATGAGCTCACTCTCTTTTCCGACACACAGAAAAAGTGCCACGTCGTTATTGAGTTAAGATTAAACGGATGTAATGGTTTTATGAACTTTAAATACTAAAGAATCATCTTTATCAAGAAATGAAATGATAAATCTTATAGATGATCGTCTTGTATGGTTATGAAAAGTGAGGAAGGCCTCAGAGTTTTTCTTGAGGACCTGTTGAGATATTTAAAGCCACCTTTGATCAACACCATAGTAATGAATGATTCATGTACCGTGCACGAGTCACTCCAGGTTACTTAGCAAAGATACTACGATAATGCAAGgttttataaaagcatgttGTAGGGGATTCTCACCTGACAGAAATCTCATATGGGGTCACGTGACATCCCATCACACCCTTCATTTGGCTGTTCAGTCACTGCTGTGGTGATAAACGCAGGCTATGTGTGATAAGTTAacatatatgttattaatgTGTTATTAAGCACTGATAGGTGGGATAACTTCTTCTCTGTTTTCCCGTAGTGACTACCTGTTTAAACTTCTTCTGATTGGAGACTCGGGTGTTGGGAAGTCTTGCCTTCTGCTTCGTTTTGCTGTAAGTTATTCGCACACACGTTAGGGCAGATAGTGGTTGTTATTGCACAAGTGTACTGCGATCAAGCCGCCAAGAAGGTCAATGTaaatgggacatatcatgaaaatctgacttttttatgtttaagtgctataattgggtccccagtgcttttattaaCCTAAAACATGTgataaagaacaacccagtaacttagttttggtaaaccattctctgcaagcacgtaaaaaattaggtcattgaaatttgtctccccttgtgatgtcagaaggggataataccgccccttaatctgcactatccaatcacgacactgccatttagtgcagagagaaagagaaaaaaataattgacagcttaattgagtttgaattttaataaaccaccattatgttgatcagtgtttgcatgtaaaaggacacacccaaaaatggcacatttttgctcacatctacaaagtggcaattttaacatgctataattaaattaaatacaaatagtattttgagctaaacttCACCAAAGATTTACtgtacatcttaaaaagtcttttgAACCTTTCTCAGGACGACACATATACAGAGAGCTATATCAGCACAATCGGAGTGGACTTCAAAATCAGGACGATAGAACTGGATGGAAAGACCATCAAACTACAGATCGTAAGTGCTTGGAGTCCCAAAACGTACTCTTTATGTGAACATAATTGGTTTACAAGCTCAATGTCGTGCAAAAATGGTTTCTTGACACTACTCAAGTAAAGCAAACGTCCACAAACAGagctgtttgtttttctttccttGCTATTTTGAGTTTTATGTGACACAGATGCAATGCATGCGATTTATGTATGCAATATATTTTAGTGTAAATattgatgtttttgttttaccACCAGTGGGACACTGCAGGCCAGGAGCGATTTCGTACCATCACGTCCAGCTACTACAGGGGAGCCCATGGGATCATTGTTGTTTACGATGTGACGGATCAGGTGACCAAATATTCTGTCATAGCAACACCAATATGATTAATCGGTTTTAGGGGTGGGCAATAATTagcctgcgattctcatgcgtatctcatcagtaaagccggttttgtgataagtagtaaatcgccatcacctgcctTCAAATGGAGCGGCATTTAGTACACAGAGCTGTATTTCACCGAAAAGCTAGGCAAAGTCGTGTTCATAATCGTGGACAAATTGCCTCCGATAATGTATGCGATTTTGCctaacttctcgtttaaatactgctaatgccgctccatctgaaagcaggtgatggcgattatAAAGCTTGGACATTTTAGGATTGGGTTAGGTTCAGGGTTGGTACCTAGTAATTACAGAGTAACACAATAAGTAGTACATGGTATGTACAAGCGGAACTGGACTGTTAGTGCTTTGTTGCTTATGTTTTTATCTGAATGTGTTTTGGGTTCAGGAGTCTTTTAATAACGTCAAACAGTGGCTTCAGGAGATCGATCGCTATGCTAGTGAAAATGTCAACAAACTCTTGGTGGGAAACAAATGTGATCTGACCACGAAGAAAGTTGTGGACTACACAACAGCGAAGGTATGCAATCTGTCCGACACTTAGCTAAAACATTTAATACATTTCTCTACTGATGTGTGGTCACGTGTGTATATCATCATTTTTATAAGTCTTTATACAGAGTCTTAGTTAATAATACAAAAGCAAATGTAATACAATAACAAACAAGATTATTTTTTACCactttttttgtggtaaaagcaATGACGCTAATTCAAAACTGCGATTGCCAAGGAAAAAAAACGTGTCTTTGCATTTAATCCCGCGATGCTTCGCGTTGAGTGTGTATGCAggataagtaaataaatatagGTATTAGAACAAAAAAAGTGGTAAAAATTAATCTTGTTTGTTATTGTATTACATTTGCTTTTGTATTATTAACTAatactgtttgtgtatttgaattgactttgtatgtaatctacttgcgcaaattgttgaatttgcattttgtgtgtatgCCTCATTACAATGACATCTACCGATACAAATAGTTTTGCTTTATGATTCTTATTAAATCAAATTATTATGTCATGCACACAAACAGCAATTTTGTTGTCATTGTCGCCCAATTCAAAATCCAACAGCATGACATTAGATGTGTTTTTTCACCCCTTTTGATTGCCAGGACATAATTTGCCCCGATcatcacttgtttttaaacaatttgctGGTGTCCAATAGTGGGGAAAATTTTTATACCGATTATCGGCTGATATATCGATGCATCtctaaacttttattttattaataaattaagagTAGTTGTTTGCTTTGTGTCCATAAAGTCTCAAATAGAAAGTGAAAATAATCAACTGTGATGATGTAACTGTAATGATATGTATTTTTATCTTTACTATGTAGTTAATTAACTAGGTTATCTTAAAATGGCTATTATCACATAGTAATttaatgacaaaacattttctatTGAATAACTGATAAGTGTGATGTATAAGGTTGTGGTCGCTTTTTGAGATGAGTTTGTTGCTGTATTTTTCTCTCAGGAGTTTGCAGACACTCTGAGCATCCCGTTCCTGGAGACGAGTGCAAAGAGCTCCACTAATGTAGAGCAGGCCTTCATGACCATGGCGGCTGAGATCAAGAAGAGAATGGGACCCGGGGCCACAGCAGGAGGGGCGGACAAATCCAACGTCAACTTTCAGAGCACGCCAGTGAAATCGTCCGCTGGAGGGTGCTGCTGAGGCCCTGATGCTTTACAAGCAAACAGATGTCCCAATAACATCATCGAAACAACAGTAACATTACCTACCGTATACCAGAGCTGATTGAGCAGGTGGAGAGagtatgtgtgtatgtgagattgtgtgtgtgtgtgtgtgtgtgtgtgcttgtttgaatgtgagtgtgtgcgtgtgtgcgtgagactgtgtgtatgtgagtgtgtgtgtgagagagaattAAGGACTAAGAAAAGTAATGATAATGAGAGGATCAAATTAAACATTGCCTGATATTGTATCATGCATGCAAATAGCTGCATGACCAAACAAACACTTTCCCAACTGTTTCATACTTAAATCTGTCACAGAACCTCAATTGTTGGGGTTAAACGTCTTAAATTCTTTAGGTCCATTTAGACAAAATTCCAGCACTTCGGACGATGATGTCCCGTTATCAATATTTTTAAAGGACCACAGCTAGATTTGGCTTTGAACTTCCTCATCTGACCTATCAACAGAGGATTGGACTGTGAGGTCATGATTGACCTCTGAATTGTGGGTTCCTTTACTGTGGATCCCAGTGCGGTTGCTACGGTGACCGCTTCCTCAGCTTCTGCCTTCAGTTTGGTGGATCATTTGCCCATTTGGGCAATCGTTGTTTATCATTTGCATTATATTTTAGTTGGGCTTTTTAGGATTTCAAGATATTGGTCCTCTGAACGCAGCGGATTTTgtgtaataattaaaaaaaatatacgaATCAAAACTTGACACACCAGCTGCCCATTTAAAGTTATTTAGAAGTCAAATCTAGCAGTTGCTTTTGCAGAAActatgtaatataaatatatatatgatgtATATTGGACTTAATAAAACTGTCAGCATTTGTTTACCAACAGCACAAGATCGTCACTGTAACACCAATGCAGGCACTATATCAGATTAATGTATAAATGTATCTACGGTATATAAATGTAATCACTCACGTGCTGATTTACATTGAGTGACAaatgacagaaaaacaaaaagtcACGGAGAATagttaaatatgtaaaaaaaataatcttttCAAAGCTAAAATATTGCTTTTCtcttgtattttttgttttcttttatgtcacacaatgtttaaactatgaaggaaatgtttaataaaaatggttTTAACTGGaacattttgtattatttaaagATGACTCTAGCTGTGTTTCCCTTACTCGCCAAATTGCGCAAATTAGTTTAGTATATAAAGCACTATTAAAACAACAGAGCATTGCGTCAAAGTGATGTACAATTCTAAAATAGTTAATAAAAAGAAACCACAGCATCATAACATATAAACAACTTAAATAAAACCTTTTGAAATGGCGAATCCAAAATGTGCACAATTGAAACAtcaattttgcataaaatatatatgctcggttgaggtggtttttcaggcaattcgaAAAAGAATGTATCGCAAAACTGCAGTGTTTTTTGCAGATTTACAAGTCACATGgtcattctttaaatatggcaCGGTATGTTTGGTTGTAAGACCAGACCGAAGAGGTGTGTTGTGACAAGAACCGACAAGTGCATGACGTTAAAATACCGCAGGAGCGATTTGAAAGTCGACTGGttttatgctacgtacacaccaaatgcaggGCATCACGTTacttgctctagattactcacgcGATTTAACGTCGTGTAAAAattttcgctcgagttgaatatttacAACTTAGGCGAATAGCACGTGTTTTTGCGGCAAACGCTCCGCCCATatcacgtcattcgcatcgGCCCGCAAGGaagcgtctttgcattgactttgtatgtaatctactcgcgcaaatcgttgaactcccgtttggtgtgtatgcccgaTTATACCTTCACGCTTTCACAgtaattttaatgtaattcGCATGTCAGTCCATTTTTGTCGCATGACAAAACCACAGCATcataacatttaaacaacttaaacaaataaaaccttTTGAAATGGCGAATCGAAAATGTGCACAAtggaaatataaaatatatcgcaaaaagtttttatgctcggttgaggtggtttttcaggcaattctAATGTTGGAAtttgttgacatttaaaaaatatcacTAAAGTTTTGCACAAATTTTAATGGCAATGCAGCTTCTGATGTGTTTCATATTGATACGTTTAGGCAAACACTACATAAACAGCAGCTTGACTTTTTGACAAATTGTTTTACTAGGTGGCGCCAAAAGATGAAGTTGATGACAGACAGAATATCTCATTGGCctacaacttttttttttaaagaagatgTAAAAACTTGCTCCTGTTTAGCTAAGTGGTagagcagtgcaaaaggttatgggtttgaACCCAATACAAAATATCACAAACACCTTTTCAAAGGCTTGtgaattttatttaaaggaCTTAAAATTAAGAAAACGTATTGCACGCTTGTCCAATGTTAGTGGCATATGTGAATAGTAAACCTAATAAACTCCATCTGTGGTTAGTCTTAACTAAGACATCTCACCCATCTCTCTCTGATTTTTACAAACATCTCTAATCCCTTGCGAATTGACG
It includes:
- the mb gene encoding myoglobin; translated protein: MSDFDLVLKCWGPVEADYTGTGGEVLTRLFKEHPETQKLFPKFVGISQGDLAGNAAVAAHGATVLKKLAELLRAKGDHAAVLKPLATTHANTHKIPLVNFKLITEVLVKVMAERAGLDGAGQAALKRVMEVVIGDIDKYYKEIGYAG
- the rab1aa gene encoding RAB1A, member RAS oncogene family a is translated as MNPEYDYLFKLLLIGDSGVGKSCLLLRFADDTYTESYISTIGVDFKIRTIELDGKTIKLQIWDTAGQERFRTITSSYYRGAHGIIVVYDVTDQESFNNVKQWLQEIDRYASENVNKLLVGNKCDLTTKKVVDYTTAKEFADTLSIPFLETSAKSSTNVEQAFMTMAAEIKKRMGPGATAGGADKSNVNFQSTPVKSSAGGCC